DNA sequence from the Enterobacteriaceae endosymbiont of Donacia cincticornis genome:
AATACGTAATATAATTAATAATACTGCAATAATTAATCCCATAATAAATCCTATCCAAAAACCTATAGGACCTATAGCATTTATAATTAAGTTTGTCATAGATAAAATATAACCAATAGGTAATCCTATTACCCAACAAGAAATAAAAGTAATAAAAAAAATAAATTTAGTATCTTTATAAGCTTTTAAAGTACCACATCCTATTATTTGAATAGCATATAAAAATTGATAAATAGATACTAAAAATATTAATTTAGATGATAAATTTATAATATTTATATTAGAATTATATAAAGAAGCAATTTTTTTCTTTAAAAAAAAACTAATTAATATAATAAAAACAGATAAAATAATACCTATAATTTGTGAAATCCAACTAATTATTTTAGCTTTATTTTTATAACCTGAACCTAAATAAAACCCTACTAATATAGTAGTAGATATACTTAAAGATAATGGAATTACAAAAATTAAAGAATTAAAATTCTGAGCTATTTGATGACTAACAAAATTATCTATACCCATAGAAGAAATAAATAAAGAAACAACTGTAAATAATGTAATTTCAATAAAAATAGATAATCCAATAGGAATTCCTAATTTTAATAATTTTTTTAAAATTTTTATATTAGGTTTATTAAATAAACTAAAATATTTTATATTAAAATATGTTGAATTATACATCCATATCATGGTAATGATAGTTAATATCAAATATATCAATACTATAGATAAACCACATCCTAAATTTCCAAAAGATGGTATATAACTATAACCATAAATAAAAATATAATTCATTGGTATATATATTATAACTCCAATCCAACTAATTATCATATCAGGCATGGTTAATGAAAATGAAATACAAACACAACGTAATATTTGTAATAATAAATAACCAGGTATACTCCACATAATTATTTTTAAAAAAATTATTACTTTTAAAATTAAAATTTTATTGGTTAATAATAAATATATAAAAAAATTAGCTTTATATAAAATAAATATCATTATACATGACAAAATAATTGATAATAGATATGATTGTTGTACATATTCTATAATTTTTCGTTGTTTATTAGATCCATGTAATTTTGTAATAATAGGTATTAAAGATAAAAATATCCCATGACAAAATAATAATAAAGGTAACCATATTGATGTACCTATTGATATTGCAGCCATATCAATTTTATCAAAAGAATTTGATATAATCATATTTATGATACTAATTAAAAGATAGGCTATTTGTGTTAAAATTATTGGTATAGTAATACTAAATAGTTTTTTTATTTCGATTAAATATTTATACACATAAACCCTTTCTTTTAATATTATTAAAATAATTTTACTTTTCTAAAATAGAAAATTATTATATATATAATTATTCTAATTTTAAATTTTTTTTAACAAAAAAAAAGGTATTTTATGAATATTTTTAATAAAATAAAAAAACAAATTAATGATAATCCTATTATTTTATATATGAAAGGCACTCCAAAAAATCCTCAATGTGGTTTTTCTAATAAAGCAGTAAAAATAATTTTATTTTATAAAATAAAATTTACTTATATTGATATTTTGAAAGATTCTGATATTAGAAAATATTTACCTAAATATGCTAATTGGCCAACATTTCCCCAATTATGGGTAAATAATAAATTAATAGGAGGTTCTGATATATTATATACATTACATATTAATAATAAATTAAAAAAAATTCTAAATTTTAAAAAATAAATTATTAAGTTAAATTAATATTTAATTACGGTGGCCATCCTCCTTTAATTTTCCAATTATTAACTAATTTACAAAATAATTCAGCAGTACGATTAGCATCATATAATGCAGAATGTGCTCGATTACTATCGAATGATATACCAATTTTGTGACATGATTTTGCTAATACAGTTTGTCCTAAAATTAAACTACACATTGATGTTGTATCAAATATTACAAAAGAATGAAATGGATTATTTATTTCCATTTTGTTTCTTTTTATAGATTCCATGAGAAAACTATGATCGAAACTAGCATTATGAGCTACTACAACTGCTTTTTTACATTTATTTTTTTTTAAATCTTTAGTAATTTTTTTAAAAATTATTTTTAAAACTTCTATTTCAGTAATAGCACCTCTTAAAGAAGTGTGAATATTAATACCATTAAAAGCTAATGCATCTGGAGAAATTCTTGAACCTTTAAAAGGTAAAACATGAAAATGTAATGTTTTGTTTTTTTGCAACCAACCATTATTCATTTTTAATGTAATTAAACTTATTTCTAGTATAGCATTGTATTTAAAATTAAATCCTGAAGTTTCAATATCTATTACAACAGGATAAAATCCTCTAAATCTAGAAGATAATAAATCTAATTTTGATAAATTATTCATTTGAATTTTTAAAATTATTAAATATATTTAATGGTAATATTATATACATTATTAAATTATACTTTTATGTCAAAAATTACAAGTATAAAATATTTTATATATTTAAAAAATATTTATATAATTAATTAAATTATTTTAATTAAAAATAATTTTAATTTATTAAAGGAAATAAAATGTTTACAAAAATAATTAAATTTAAACAAAATAATTTTTCATTTTATGTAATTTATTTATATAATACTCAACCTGAACTTATATATAATGCAATAAAAAAAAAAATACAATATTCTCCTATATTTTTTAAAAAAATGTCAGTTATTGTTAATATTTTTTATATAAAAAATGAAATAAATTGGGAAAAAGTTTATAATGCTATTATTTCAACAGGAATTAATATTATAGGAGTTAGCGGATGTAATAATAAAAATATTATTAAAATTATAAATAATACTGGTATACCTGTTTTATTTGCTAATAATAAAGATAATAAAAAAATTTCAAATATTGATATTAACGAAAAAAAAAAAAATAATAATAAAGATAATGTAATACCGAAATCTATCATTAAAATAATTAAAGAAAAAAAAACTTTATCATTTAACAAAGATATTTATTATAAAAAAAGTAAAATTATTTATAATCCAATTAGATCAGGACAACAAATTTATGCCTATAATAGTGATTTAGTTATTATAAATAATGTTAGCACAGGAGCAGAATTAATAGCAGATGGTAATATTCATATTTATGGTTTTATGAGGGGTAAAGCTTTATCTGGTGCTAATGGAGATAAAAGTTGTCAAATTTTTTGTAATCAATTATTTGCTGAATTATTATCTATTGCTGGTGAATATTTACTTCAAGACCAAATTCCTAAAAAATTTTTAGGAAAATCATCAAGAATATATTTAAAAAATAAGATTTTAACAATAAAATCATATAATTAAATTTACTATTAAGGAAATTTTTCATGCGTATAATTGTTATAACTTCTGGTAAAGGTGGTGTAGGTAAAACTACCTCTAGTGCAGCTATAGCTACTGGATTAGCTAAAAATGGGAAAAAAACTGCTGTTATTGATTTTGATATAGGATTACGTAATTTAGATTTAATCATGGGTTGTGAAAGAAGAGTTGTTTATGATTTTATCAATGTTTTACAAGGAGAAGCTACATTAAATCAAGCTTTAATAAGAGATAAAAAATATAAAAATTTATATATATTACCTGCTTCTCAAACAAAAAATAAAGATGTATTAACTTATAATGGAGTTGAAACTATTTTAAAAAATTTAAATACAATGAATTTTGATTTTATCATATGTGATTCACCAGCGGGA
Encoded proteins:
- a CDS encoding MATE family efflux transporter, which codes for MYKYLIEIKKLFSITIPIILTQIAYLLISIINMIISNSFDKIDMAAISIGTSIWLPLLLFCHGIFLSLIPIITKLHGSNKQRKIIEYVQQSYLLSIILSCIMIFILYKANFFIYLLLTNKILILKVIIFLKIIMWSIPGYLLLQILRCVCISFSLTMPDMIISWIGVIIYIPMNYIFIYGYSYIPSFGNLGCGLSIVLIYLILTIITMIWMYNSTYFNIKYFSLFNKPNIKILKKLLKLGIPIGLSIFIEITLFTVVSLFISSMGIDNFVSHQIAQNFNSLIFVIPLSLSISTTILVGFYLGSGYKNKAKIISWISQIIGIILSVFIILISFFLKKKIASLYNSNINIINLSSKLIFLVSIYQFLYAIQIIGCGTLKAYKDTKFIFFITFISCWVIGLPIGYILSMTNLIINAIGPIGFWIGFIMGLIIAVLLIILRIIKIQKD
- the grxD gene encoding Grx4 family monothiol glutaredoxin, with protein sequence MNIFNKIKKQINDNPIILYMKGTPKNPQCGFSNKAVKIILFYKIKFTYIDILKDSDIRKYLPKYANWPTFPQLWVNNKLIGGSDILYTLHINNKLKKILNFKK
- the rnt gene encoding ribonuclease T — its product is MNNLSKLDLLSSRFRGFYPVVIDIETSGFNFKYNAILEISLITLKMNNGWLQKNKTLHFHVLPFKGSRISPDALAFNGINIHTSLRGAITEIEVLKIIFKKITKDLKKNKCKKAVVVAHNASFDHSFLMESIKRNKMEINNPFHSFVIFDTTSMCSLILGQTVLAKSCHKIGISFDSNRAHSALYDANRTAELFCKLVNNWKIKGGWPP
- the minC gene encoding septum site-determining protein MinC; protein product: MFTKIIKFKQNNFSFYVIYLYNTQPELIYNAIKKKIQYSPIFFKKMSVIVNIFYIKNEINWEKVYNAIISTGINIIGVSGCNNKNIIKIINNTGIPVLFANNKDNKKISNIDINEKKKNNNKDNVIPKSIIKIIKEKKTLSFNKDIYYKKSKIIYNPIRSGQQIYAYNSDLVIINNVSTGAELIADGNIHIYGFMRGKALSGANGDKSCQIFCNQLFAELLSIAGEYLLQDQIPKKFLGKSSRIYLKNKILTIKSYN